In one window of Juglans regia cultivar Chandler chromosome 3, Walnut 2.0, whole genome shotgun sequence DNA:
- the LOC108984779 gene encoding transcriptional activator DEMETER-like isoform X3: protein MDARKPDEDGLQVQGSWIPTTPVKPHLPRPTPIYTDGQGNQIERATWLGSETFSSFTEGSQTGRLVACCNSPNCSEFNRTSINNWNEETCEEESHMDRWNYIPFGHLLALADAASAASGTVAHLQNDDVATSSLMRATSCQNECNGEAYLWSNVNCMPKEPHYEVHTHRQYYDLNLPPETMSNANSCNKISKFAPITPEKDMRVQNKLISEEQNLCADGTKVEEREKLKNDIVTARVGTNEFQHNKELLKPVTDSSVAAISTPFKEDHNPDKGGSHGIDPSKTPQEKPRRKKHRPKVITEGKPKRTPKPVTPKATTGKRKYVRRKGLSEHSTTPAELTGESTDLKTLEPARKSCRRALKFDIEQSRDESSTFKCSINLDSELQAKGYCNEGVQLRSPVQISEGIEVMVERTEAGIAYDLTCSMDQMLKEYISLPERQAPSTSLPTQTSPPQAELNANSQKDSYKERECQPLAHDGQEHIVILSKEEQARQSKRSYSHAAKFDDASVPNLVEAHFNTLDAYQIMNWMHFPNIYKKKRTEKGQNSATSCSSSCVTATKDVRPATCLHREAEVYHCSTKGNTWASCPQFEVGTVSPSVEEGIGNQQSFQHFLAFIQTERSTRKRSRGRPTRVRNLTALTKVSECITHLTKQPLGDGDGKTVENPHKPHTSIDNLVEKMSATPARRKRSKKRNSLVISATSSMNEMQLDNKLVLYNCHPSSSDPLGASHEVTWKQNISIDARVEQFKNLSIDRESRKLVQQHNAVNMQYQDHSALVLYKRDGTVVPYEGWFAPIKKRRPRPKVDLDEETNRVWTLLMGNINSEGIDGTDEGKAKWWEEERRVFRGRADSFIARMHLVQGDRRFSQWKGSVVDSVIGVFLTQNVSDHLSSSAFMSLAARFPLNSKSNHEACYEEGVSFIVSEPEVCLLDTEDSIQWKTACDQSSMTLYDPESSEEKEVVNSNDSPGGSIGDPVSSQNSVFSSQNSSDVQTAEKIGSCLESNSEADHMLNSSEPNGSDGSATIADLGQMAGSTMLNEINGSRNASSIENSKDECYQFKGMNHENHRQNAVKLNDPQSFLGASMDPSSSYHLHPTPTSRILEVQYSEIFREETQFSGVSNNKDENSIKEKSAQTIESSTQAAFQTELVVNVEKAPRSPSESCNNVEGDENVIISSQSPALGDPKIVGPLAQGQNTEIQQDLPNLSEEILDGTQKTSVSDLNACGNLFSNEMSEMKTATVKAKSKKAQKEKKDEFNWDSLRKQVEADGKKRERTANTMDSLDWEAVRSAGVHEIADAIKERGMNNVLAGRIQDFLNRLVREHGSIDLEWLRDVPPDQVKEYLLSIRGLGLKSVECVRLLTLHHLAFPVDTNVGRIAVRLGWVPLQPLPESLQLHLLELYELHYQMITFGKVFCTKSKPNCNSCPMRGECRHFASAFASARLALPGPEEKSIVTAAVYRPAENPDVIIDQLALPFPQAANQSEGKSGVTNCEPIIEEPATPEPECTQAENDIEDTFYEDPNGIPIIKLNIEEFTQNLQNYMQNSMELQEVEMSNALVALTPEAASIPMPKLKNVSRLRTEHQVYELPDSHPLLEGLDKREPDDPCSYLLAIWTPGETANSIQAPEKRCSSQEYGRLCDDTECFSCNSIREANSQTVRGTLLIPCRTAMRGSFPLNGTYFQVNEVFADHNSSLNPIDVPRDWIWNLRRRTVYFGTSIPTIFKGLSTEGIQHCFWRGYVCVRGFDQKTRAPRPLMARLHLPASRLTTTKGKTDGK, encoded by the exons GGAGTAATGTCAACTGCATGCCGAAAGAGCCTCACT ATGAAGTTCATACTCATAGGCAGTACTATGATCTCAATTTGCCACCAGAGACAATGTCTAATGCAAATTCGTGTAATAAGATTTCGAAGTTTGCACCCATAACACCGGAGAAGGACATGAGAGTACAGAACAAACTGATTTCCGAAGAACAAAATTTATGTGCAGATGGAACAAAAGTTGAGGAAAGAGAGAAGCTGAAGAATGATATTGTCACAGCAAGAGTTGGCACCAATGAGTTCCAACACAATAAAGAACTCTTAAAGCCTGTCACAGATTCATCAGTTGCTGCCATTTCCACTCCATTTAAGGAGGATCACAATCCTGACAAGGGAGGCAGCCATGGTATTGACCCGAGTAAAACGCCACAGGAGAAACCAAGGCGAAAAAAGCACCGGCCCAAGGTGATCACAGAAGGAAAACCGAAAAGAACTCCAAAGCCAGTGACCCCAAAAGCAACAACAGGCAAGAGAAAGTATGTACGAAGAAAAGGACTCAGCGAACACTCTACAACTCCAGCAGAACTAACTGGAGAATCTACTGATCTGAAGACACTTGAGCCTGCCAGAAAGTCATGCAGAAGGGCTTTGAAATTTGACATTGAACAATCACGAGATGAAAGCTCTACATTCAAATGTTCTATTAATTTAGATTCAGAACTACAGGCCAAAGGCTATTGCAATGAAGGAGTTCAATTAAGATCACCTGTACAGATCAGTGAAGGGATTGAAGTGATGGTAGAACGCACAGAAGCTGGAATTGCCTATGACCTCACTTGTTCCATGGATCAAATGCTGAAAGAATACATATCGCTGCCTGAAAGGCAAGCCCCAAGCACTTCACTTCCTACACAGACTAGTCCCCCGCAGGCCGAGTTGAATGCCAATTCCCAAAAGGATAGCTATAAAGAAAGGGAATGCCAACCGCTTGCTCATGATGGACAGGAACACATTGTGATTTTGTCCAAGGAAGAACAAGCTAGGCAATCCAAGAGAAGCTATTCTCATGCTGCCAAATTTGATGATGCCAGCGTGCCAAATCTAGTCGAGGCTCACTTTAACACTTTAGACGCATACCAGATCATGAATTGGATGCATTTTCCaaatatttacaagaaaaagaGAACTGAAAAGGGTCAGAATTCTGCTACATCTTGTTCATCGTCTTGTGTGACTGCCACTAAAGATGTGAGGCCGGCAACCTGTCTCCACCGTGAAGCTGAAGTATATCATTGCTCAACCAAAGGCAACACTTGGGCTTCTTGTCCTCAGTTTGAGGTGGGTACAGTTTCCCCCAGTGTTGAAGAAGGAATAGGTAATCAGCAAAGTTTTCAGCATTTCCTGGCTTTCATTCAGACAGAGAGATCAACAAGAAAAAGGTCTAGAGGCCGCCCTACTCGGGTTCGCAACCTGACTGCCCTTACCAAAGTTTCAGAGTGCATAACTCACCTCACCAAACAACCTCTAGGGGATGGTGATGGGAAAACAGTTGAGAATCCACACAAACCTCATACATCCATTGACAACCTGGTTGAAAAGATGAGTGCAACACCGGCAAGAAGGAAGCGAAGCAAGAAGAGAAACTCTCTGGTTATTTCAGCAACTTCCAGTATGAATGAAATGCAACTGGACAACAAGCTTGTCTTATATAATTGCCACCCATCCTCTTCAGATCCATTAG GTGCTTCTCATGAAGTAACATGGAAGCAGAATATTTCTATTGATGCAAGGGTCGAGCAATTTAAAAATCTGAGCATCGACAGGGAAAGCAGAAAACTTGTACAACAGCATAATGCAGTCAATATGCAATACCAAGATCACAGTGCACTCGTCCTCTACAAAAGAGATGGTACAGTTGTACCCTATGAAGGTTGGTTTGCTCCTATAAAGAAACGGCGTCCACGGCCTAAAGTTGACCTTGATGAAGAGACTAATAGAGTTTGGACGCTTTTGATGGGGAACATAAACAGTGAAGGGATTGATGGTACGGATGAAGGAAAGGCAAAATGGTGGGAAGAAGAACGGAGAGTATTCCGTGGACGTGCAGACTCTTTTATAGCACGCATGCATCTTGTACAAG GAGATAGACGTTTCTCACAATGGAAAGGCTCAGTTGTGGACTCGGTTATTGGAGTTTTTCTTACTCAGAATGTCTCTGACCATCTTTCTAG TTCTGCATTCATGTCACTCGCTGCACGCTTCCCACTCAATTCAAAGAGCAACCATGAAGCATGCTACGAAGAGGGGGTGAGCTTCATAGTCAGCGAACCAGAAGTGTGCTTACTGGATACAGAAGACAGCATACAATGGAAAACAGCTTGTGACCAGAGTTCCATGACGCTCTATGACCCCGAAAGtagtgaagaaaaagaagttgtCAACAGCAATGACTCCCCTGGAGGCAGTATAGGGGATCCagtttcatctcaaaattctgTCTTTTCATCTCAAAACTCTTCAGATGTTCAAACTGCTGAAAAAATTGGATCATGCCTAGAGAGCAACTCAGAAGCAGACCATATGTTAAATAGCTCTGAGCCCAATGGTTCAGATGGCTCTGCTACTATTGCGGATCTTGGACAGATGGCTGGATCTACAATGCTAAACGAAATAAATGGAAGTAGAAATGCATCATCCATTGAGAACTCGAAGGATGAATGTTACCAATTCAAAGGTATGAATCATGAAAACCATAGACAAAATGCGGTCAAATTAAATGATCCTCAAAGCTTCTTAGGAGCATCCATGGACCCTTCCAGTAGTTATCATTTGCATCCAACCCCCACCTCAAGAATACTGGAAGTTCAGTACTCTGAGATCTTCAGAGAAGAAACACAATTTTCTGGCGTTTCCAATAATAAAGATGAAAACAGTATCAAAGAAAAAAGTGCACAAACAATAGAATCTTCAACTCAAGCTGCTTTTCAAACTGAGCTGGTCGTGAATGTTGAAAAGGCCCCAAGATCTCCGAGTGAATCATGCAACAATGTTGAAGGAGATGAAAATGtgatcatttcatctcaaagcCCGGCTCTTGGGGACCCTAAAATTGTTGGACCACTAGCTCAGGGGCAAAACACTGAAATACAGCAAGACTTGCCAAATCTTTCTGAAGAAATCTTGGATGGTACACAGAAGACATCTGTTTCGGATCTGAATGCTTGTGGTAATCTATTCAGTAATGAGATGAGTGAGATGAAAACTGCTACTGTAAAAGCAAAGAGTAAAAAAGctcaaaaggagaaaaaagatgagTTTAACTGGGACAGTCTTAGAAAACAGGTGGAAGCggatggaaagaaaagagagagaacagCAAACACAATGGACTCACTGGACTGGGAAGCTGTAAGATCTGCAGGCGTTCACGAGATTGCCGACGCCATCAAAGAACGAGGGATGAACAATGTGCTTGCAGGGCGTATCCAG GATTTCCTTAACCGTCTTGTTAGGGAACATGGGAGCATTGATCTTGAATGGTTGAGAGATGTTCCACCTGACCAAGTAAA AGAATATCTACTAAGCATAAGGGGATTGGGGTtgaaaagtgtggagtgtgtgCGGCTTTTAACACTTCACCATCTTGCTTTCCCA GTGGACACAAATGTCGGACGTATAGCTGTAAGACTTGGATGGGTGCCGCTTCAGCCACTGCCTGAGTCACTTCAGTTGCATCTCCTAGAACT GTATGAACTTCATTACCAGATGATTACATTTGGAAAG GTCTTCTGTACAAAAAGCAAACCAAATTGCAATTCATGCCCAATGAGGGGAGAGTGCAGACACTTTGCAAGTGCATTTGCAAG TGCAAGGCTTGCCCTGCCAGGGCCAGAGGAGAAAAGTATAGTGACGGCAGCTGTATACAGACCAGCTGAAAACCCTGATGTGATCATTGATCAGCTGGCTCTACCTTTCCCTCAAGCGGCCAACCAATCAGAAGGAAAATCTGGAGTCACTAATTGTGAACCTATTATTGAAGAGCCGGCAACACCAGAGCCAGAATGCACACAAGCAGAAAACGACATTGAGGACACTTTCTATGAGGATCCCAATGGAATTCCTATAATCAAACTGAACATTGAAGAGTTCACTCAGAACTTACAGAATTATATGCAAAATAGCATGGAACTACAAGAAGTTGAAATGTCAAATGCATTAGTTGCTCTAACTCCAGAAGCAGCATCAATTCCAATGCCCAAGCTTAAGAATGTGAGTCGATTGCGAACAGAGCACCAAGT CTACGAACTTCCAGATTCACACCCTCTTCTGGAAGGG TTAGATAAACGAGAACCTGATGACCCGTGCTCATACCTTCTTGCTATATGGACACCAG GTGAGACAGCAAATTCCATCCAAGCACCTGAAAAAAGGTGCAGCTCCCAAGAATATGGCAGATTGTGTGACGACACAGAATGCTTCTCGTGCAACAGTATACGGGAAGCAAATTCCCAGACAGTCCGAGGGACGCTTTTG ATACCATGTCGAACAGCAATGAGGGGGAGCTTTCCACTCAATGGCACCTACTTTCAAGTTAATGAG GTATTTGCGGACCATAATTCAAGCCTTAACCCAATTGATGTTCCTAGAGATTGGATATGGAACCTGCGAAGGAGAACTGTGTACTTTGGAACCTCCATACCAACCATATTTAAAG GTTTGTCAACAGAAGGTATTCAACACTGCTTTTGGAGAG GATATGTTTGTGTGAGAGGATTTGACCAAAAAACACGGGCACCCCGTCCTCTAATGGCCAGGCTGCACCTTCCGGCTAGCAGGTTGACCACGACAAAAGGTAAGACAGATGGTAAGTAG
- the LOC108984779 gene encoding transcriptional activator DEMETER-like isoform X4 — translation MDARKPDEDGLQVQGSWIPTTPVKPHLPRPTPIYTDGQGNQIERATWLGSETFSSFTEGSQTGRLVACCNSPNCSEFNRTSINNWNEETCEEESHMDRWNYIPFGHLLALADAASAASGTVAHLQNDDVATSSLMRATSCQNECNGEAYLWSNVNCMPKEPHYGTKVEEREKLKNDIVTARVGTNEFQHNKELLKPVTDSSVAAISTPFKEDHNPDKGGSHGIDPSKTPQEKPRRKKHRPKVITEGKPKRTPKPVTPKATTGKRKYVRRKGLSEHSTTPAELTGESTDLKTLEPARKSCRRALKFDIEQSRDESSTFKCSINLDSELQAKGYCNEGVQLRSPVQISEGIEVMVERTEAGIAYDLTCSMDQMLKEYISLPERQAPSTSLPTQTSPPQAELNANSQKDSYKERECQPLAHDGQEHIVILSKEEQARQSKRSYSHAAKFDDASVPNLVEAHFNTLDAYQIMNWMHFPNIYKKKRTEKGQNSATSCSSSCVTATKDVRPATCLHREAEVYHCSTKGNTWASCPQFEVGTVSPSVEEGIGNQQSFQHFLAFIQTERSTRKRSRGRPTRVRNLTALTKVSECITHLTKQPLGDGDGKTVENPHKPHTSIDNLVEKMSATPARRKRSKKRNSLVISATSSMNEMQLDNKLVLYNCHPSSSDPLGASHEVTWKQNISIDARVEQFKNLSIDRESRKLVQQHNAVNMQYQDHSALVLYKRDGTVVPYEGWFAPIKKRRPRPKVDLDEETNRVWTLLMGNINSEGIDGTDEGKAKWWEEERRVFRGRADSFIARMHLVQGDRRFSQWKGSVVDSVIGVFLTQNVSDHLSSSAFMSLAARFPLNSKSNHEACYEEGVSFIVSEPEVCLLDTEDSIQWKTACDQSSMTLYDPESSEEKEVVNSNDSPGGSIGDPVSSQNSVFSSQNSSDVQTAEKIGSCLESNSEADHMLNSSEPNGSDGSATIADLGQMAGSTMLNEINGSRNASSIENSKDECYQFKGMNHENHRQNAVKLNDPQSFLGASMDPSSSYHLHPTPTSRILEVQYSEIFREETQFSGVSNNKDENSIKEKSAQTIESSTQAAFQTELVVNVEKAPRSPSESCNNVEGDENVIISSQSPALGDPKIVGPLAQGQNTEIQQDLPNLSEEILDGTQKTSVSDLNACGNLFSNEMSEMKTATVKAKSKKAQKEKKDEFNWDSLRKQVEADGKKRERTANTMDSLDWEAVRSAGVHEIADAIKERGMNNVLAGRIQDFLNRLVREHGSIDLEWLRDVPPDQVKEYLLSIRGLGLKSVECVRLLTLHHLAFPVDTNVGRIAVRLGWVPLQPLPESLQLHLLELYPVLESIQKYLWPRLCKLDQRTLYELHYQMITFGKVFCTKSKPNCNSCPMRGECRHFASAFASARLALPGPEEKSIVTAAVYRPAENPDVIIDQLALPFPQAANQSEGKSGVTNCEPIIEEPATPEPECTQAENDIEDTFYEDPNGIPIIKLNIEEFTQNLQNYMQNSMELQEVEMSNALVALTPEAASIPMPKLKNVSRLRTEHQVYELPDSHPLLEGLDKREPDDPCSYLLAIWTPGETANSIQAPEKRCSSQEYGRLCDDTECFSCNSIREANSQTVRGTLLIPCRTAMRGSFPLNGTYFQVNEVFADHNSSLNPIDVPRDWIWNLRRRTVYFGTSIPTIFKGLSTEGIQHCFWRGYVCVRGFDQKTRAPRPLMARLHLPASRLTTTKGKTDGK, via the exons GGAGTAATGTCAACTGCATGCCGAAAGAGCCTCACT ATGGAACAAAAGTTGAGGAAAGAGAGAAGCTGAAGAATGATATTGTCACAGCAAGAGTTGGCACCAATGAGTTCCAACACAATAAAGAACTCTTAAAGCCTGTCACAGATTCATCAGTTGCTGCCATTTCCACTCCATTTAAGGAGGATCACAATCCTGACAAGGGAGGCAGCCATGGTATTGACCCGAGTAAAACGCCACAGGAGAAACCAAGGCGAAAAAAGCACCGGCCCAAGGTGATCACAGAAGGAAAACCGAAAAGAACTCCAAAGCCAGTGACCCCAAAAGCAACAACAGGCAAGAGAAAGTATGTACGAAGAAAAGGACTCAGCGAACACTCTACAACTCCAGCAGAACTAACTGGAGAATCTACTGATCTGAAGACACTTGAGCCTGCCAGAAAGTCATGCAGAAGGGCTTTGAAATTTGACATTGAACAATCACGAGATGAAAGCTCTACATTCAAATGTTCTATTAATTTAGATTCAGAACTACAGGCCAAAGGCTATTGCAATGAAGGAGTTCAATTAAGATCACCTGTACAGATCAGTGAAGGGATTGAAGTGATGGTAGAACGCACAGAAGCTGGAATTGCCTATGACCTCACTTGTTCCATGGATCAAATGCTGAAAGAATACATATCGCTGCCTGAAAGGCAAGCCCCAAGCACTTCACTTCCTACACAGACTAGTCCCCCGCAGGCCGAGTTGAATGCCAATTCCCAAAAGGATAGCTATAAAGAAAGGGAATGCCAACCGCTTGCTCATGATGGACAGGAACACATTGTGATTTTGTCCAAGGAAGAACAAGCTAGGCAATCCAAGAGAAGCTATTCTCATGCTGCCAAATTTGATGATGCCAGCGTGCCAAATCTAGTCGAGGCTCACTTTAACACTTTAGACGCATACCAGATCATGAATTGGATGCATTTTCCaaatatttacaagaaaaagaGAACTGAAAAGGGTCAGAATTCTGCTACATCTTGTTCATCGTCTTGTGTGACTGCCACTAAAGATGTGAGGCCGGCAACCTGTCTCCACCGTGAAGCTGAAGTATATCATTGCTCAACCAAAGGCAACACTTGGGCTTCTTGTCCTCAGTTTGAGGTGGGTACAGTTTCCCCCAGTGTTGAAGAAGGAATAGGTAATCAGCAAAGTTTTCAGCATTTCCTGGCTTTCATTCAGACAGAGAGATCAACAAGAAAAAGGTCTAGAGGCCGCCCTACTCGGGTTCGCAACCTGACTGCCCTTACCAAAGTTTCAGAGTGCATAACTCACCTCACCAAACAACCTCTAGGGGATGGTGATGGGAAAACAGTTGAGAATCCACACAAACCTCATACATCCATTGACAACCTGGTTGAAAAGATGAGTGCAACACCGGCAAGAAGGAAGCGAAGCAAGAAGAGAAACTCTCTGGTTATTTCAGCAACTTCCAGTATGAATGAAATGCAACTGGACAACAAGCTTGTCTTATATAATTGCCACCCATCCTCTTCAGATCCATTAG GTGCTTCTCATGAAGTAACATGGAAGCAGAATATTTCTATTGATGCAAGGGTCGAGCAATTTAAAAATCTGAGCATCGACAGGGAAAGCAGAAAACTTGTACAACAGCATAATGCAGTCAATATGCAATACCAAGATCACAGTGCACTCGTCCTCTACAAAAGAGATGGTACAGTTGTACCCTATGAAGGTTGGTTTGCTCCTATAAAGAAACGGCGTCCACGGCCTAAAGTTGACCTTGATGAAGAGACTAATAGAGTTTGGACGCTTTTGATGGGGAACATAAACAGTGAAGGGATTGATGGTACGGATGAAGGAAAGGCAAAATGGTGGGAAGAAGAACGGAGAGTATTCCGTGGACGTGCAGACTCTTTTATAGCACGCATGCATCTTGTACAAG GAGATAGACGTTTCTCACAATGGAAAGGCTCAGTTGTGGACTCGGTTATTGGAGTTTTTCTTACTCAGAATGTCTCTGACCATCTTTCTAG TTCTGCATTCATGTCACTCGCTGCACGCTTCCCACTCAATTCAAAGAGCAACCATGAAGCATGCTACGAAGAGGGGGTGAGCTTCATAGTCAGCGAACCAGAAGTGTGCTTACTGGATACAGAAGACAGCATACAATGGAAAACAGCTTGTGACCAGAGTTCCATGACGCTCTATGACCCCGAAAGtagtgaagaaaaagaagttgtCAACAGCAATGACTCCCCTGGAGGCAGTATAGGGGATCCagtttcatctcaaaattctgTCTTTTCATCTCAAAACTCTTCAGATGTTCAAACTGCTGAAAAAATTGGATCATGCCTAGAGAGCAACTCAGAAGCAGACCATATGTTAAATAGCTCTGAGCCCAATGGTTCAGATGGCTCTGCTACTATTGCGGATCTTGGACAGATGGCTGGATCTACAATGCTAAACGAAATAAATGGAAGTAGAAATGCATCATCCATTGAGAACTCGAAGGATGAATGTTACCAATTCAAAGGTATGAATCATGAAAACCATAGACAAAATGCGGTCAAATTAAATGATCCTCAAAGCTTCTTAGGAGCATCCATGGACCCTTCCAGTAGTTATCATTTGCATCCAACCCCCACCTCAAGAATACTGGAAGTTCAGTACTCTGAGATCTTCAGAGAAGAAACACAATTTTCTGGCGTTTCCAATAATAAAGATGAAAACAGTATCAAAGAAAAAAGTGCACAAACAATAGAATCTTCAACTCAAGCTGCTTTTCAAACTGAGCTGGTCGTGAATGTTGAAAAGGCCCCAAGATCTCCGAGTGAATCATGCAACAATGTTGAAGGAGATGAAAATGtgatcatttcatctcaaagcCCGGCTCTTGGGGACCCTAAAATTGTTGGACCACTAGCTCAGGGGCAAAACACTGAAATACAGCAAGACTTGCCAAATCTTTCTGAAGAAATCTTGGATGGTACACAGAAGACATCTGTTTCGGATCTGAATGCTTGTGGTAATCTATTCAGTAATGAGATGAGTGAGATGAAAACTGCTACTGTAAAAGCAAAGAGTAAAAAAGctcaaaaggagaaaaaagatgagTTTAACTGGGACAGTCTTAGAAAACAGGTGGAAGCggatggaaagaaaagagagagaacagCAAACACAATGGACTCACTGGACTGGGAAGCTGTAAGATCTGCAGGCGTTCACGAGATTGCCGACGCCATCAAAGAACGAGGGATGAACAATGTGCTTGCAGGGCGTATCCAG GATTTCCTTAACCGTCTTGTTAGGGAACATGGGAGCATTGATCTTGAATGGTTGAGAGATGTTCCACCTGACCAAGTAAA AGAATATCTACTAAGCATAAGGGGATTGGGGTtgaaaagtgtggagtgtgtgCGGCTTTTAACACTTCACCATCTTGCTTTCCCA GTGGACACAAATGTCGGACGTATAGCTGTAAGACTTGGATGGGTGCCGCTTCAGCCACTGCCTGAGTCACTTCAGTTGCATCTCCTAGAACT GTACCCGGTGTTAGAATCCATTCAAAAATATCTCTGGCCCCGATTGTGCAAGCTCGACCAAAGAACATT GTATGAACTTCATTACCAGATGATTACATTTGGAAAG GTCTTCTGTACAAAAAGCAAACCAAATTGCAATTCATGCCCAATGAGGGGAGAGTGCAGACACTTTGCAAGTGCATTTGCAAG TGCAAGGCTTGCCCTGCCAGGGCCAGAGGAGAAAAGTATAGTGACGGCAGCTGTATACAGACCAGCTGAAAACCCTGATGTGATCATTGATCAGCTGGCTCTACCTTTCCCTCAAGCGGCCAACCAATCAGAAGGAAAATCTGGAGTCACTAATTGTGAACCTATTATTGAAGAGCCGGCAACACCAGAGCCAGAATGCACACAAGCAGAAAACGACATTGAGGACACTTTCTATGAGGATCCCAATGGAATTCCTATAATCAAACTGAACATTGAAGAGTTCACTCAGAACTTACAGAATTATATGCAAAATAGCATGGAACTACAAGAAGTTGAAATGTCAAATGCATTAGTTGCTCTAACTCCAGAAGCAGCATCAATTCCAATGCCCAAGCTTAAGAATGTGAGTCGATTGCGAACAGAGCACCAAGT CTACGAACTTCCAGATTCACACCCTCTTCTGGAAGGG TTAGATAAACGAGAACCTGATGACCCGTGCTCATACCTTCTTGCTATATGGACACCAG GTGAGACAGCAAATTCCATCCAAGCACCTGAAAAAAGGTGCAGCTCCCAAGAATATGGCAGATTGTGTGACGACACAGAATGCTTCTCGTGCAACAGTATACGGGAAGCAAATTCCCAGACAGTCCGAGGGACGCTTTTG ATACCATGTCGAACAGCAATGAGGGGGAGCTTTCCACTCAATGGCACCTACTTTCAAGTTAATGAG GTATTTGCGGACCATAATTCAAGCCTTAACCCAATTGATGTTCCTAGAGATTGGATATGGAACCTGCGAAGGAGAACTGTGTACTTTGGAACCTCCATACCAACCATATTTAAAG GTTTGTCAACAGAAGGTATTCAACACTGCTTTTGGAGAG GATATGTTTGTGTGAGAGGATTTGACCAAAAAACACGGGCACCCCGTCCTCTAATGGCCAGGCTGCACCTTCCGGCTAGCAGGTTGACCACGACAAAAGGTAAGACAGATGGTAAGTAG